A part of Streptomyces sp. NBC_01210 genomic DNA contains:
- a CDS encoding ABC transporter ATP-binding protein, with product MTGTIPPTARLRAEDLTLSYDQRTVATSLGVVIPDHSFTVIVGPNACGKSTLLKALARMLKPKAGEVYLDGAAISSYRSREVARRLGLLPQTSTAPGGITVGDLVARGRYPHQRMLKQWSAEDEAAVAEAMRQTGVLELADRPVDDLSGGQRQRVWLSMVLAQQTHILLLDEPTTYLDIAHQVEVLNLCADLHEHKGHTIVAVLHDLNQACRYASHLVVMRAGGTVAAEGDPATVMTAELIEDVFGLPCRIIDDPETGTPLMVPTARKRPAMAGDARAETP from the coding sequence ATGACAGGAACGATCCCCCCGACAGCCCGGCTGCGGGCCGAAGACCTGACGCTCTCCTACGATCAGCGGACCGTGGCCACCTCCCTCGGTGTCGTCATACCCGACCACTCGTTCACGGTGATCGTCGGACCGAACGCCTGCGGCAAGTCCACCCTGCTCAAGGCGTTGGCACGCATGCTCAAGCCCAAGGCGGGAGAGGTCTATCTCGACGGGGCCGCCATCTCGTCCTATCGCTCCCGCGAAGTCGCGCGCAGGCTCGGGCTGCTCCCGCAGACGTCGACCGCGCCGGGTGGCATCACGGTGGGAGACCTGGTGGCCCGTGGCCGCTATCCGCACCAGCGGATGCTGAAGCAGTGGTCCGCGGAGGACGAGGCCGCCGTTGCCGAAGCGATGCGGCAGACCGGTGTACTCGAACTCGCCGACCGGCCCGTCGATGACCTCTCCGGCGGCCAGCGGCAACGGGTATGGCTGTCCATGGTGCTGGCGCAGCAGACGCACATCCTCCTGCTGGACGAACCGACCACCTACCTGGACATCGCACACCAGGTCGAGGTGCTGAACCTGTGCGCCGATCTGCATGAGCACAAGGGGCACACGATCGTCGCTGTGCTGCACGACCTCAACCAGGCATGCCGCTATGCCAGCCATCTGGTGGTGATGAGGGCAGGCGGCACGGTCGCTGCCGAAGGCGACCCGGCCACGGTCATGACCGCCGAGCTGATCGAGGACGTGTTCGGCCTGCCCTGCCGGATCATCGACGACCCGGAGACCGGTACTCCGCTGATGGTGCCCACGGCCCGCAAGCGCCCTGCCATGGCAGGCGACGCCCGTGCAGAAACCCCCTAG
- a CDS encoding ABC transporter ATP-binding protein codes for MSGTSAPDRELLPIATGAQTLAVVGALLRRHRLQAVSAVTVLVIGTGIGLLTAPLLGRIVDLVVEQRGPGSLTLPMVLLLAVAVARGVATAAGTSLVARLGETVLASLRERFIERALRLPLERVEHAGSGDLTSRVTGDVTRIAKAVRQALPEFSSALLTIALTLVGLAVLDWRFLLAVLLAMPIHVLTVRWYMPRATPVYAKHRVATGALQHQLLDSFGGVRTVRAFRLNSRHADLLERRSQESVDLALRGIRLVSGFFSRLNLAEFVGLAAVLVTGFVLVDNGSVSIGTATAAALYFHSLFNPINAALFLIDDAQSAGASLARLVGVTNLPGEREPDRPSVPVDGSVKVASLSHAYVSGHPVLREVDLEVHSGERVALVGASGAGKTTLAKLIAGVHQPSDGVITLGGVDARELGPAGIRRAVTLISQEVHVFAGPLAEDLRLARPEATDEELRGTLARVGALAWVEALPAGLDTVVGEGGHRLTVPQAQHLALARLVLADPPVAILDEATADAGSAGARTLETAALQALEGRTGLMVAHRLPQAATADRIVVLDQGRVVETGTHEELVAAGGRYAALWTAWSDTRQQPGDAVPLVAAEASRRRQGCEAPGGLQF; via the coding sequence ATGAGCGGAACCAGCGCGCCGGATCGCGAACTCCTGCCCATCGCCACCGGCGCCCAGACGCTCGCCGTCGTCGGCGCGTTGCTGCGCCGCCACCGGCTGCAGGCCGTGTCGGCGGTGACCGTACTGGTCATCGGAACGGGCATCGGTCTGCTGACCGCCCCGCTGCTCGGCCGTATCGTCGACCTGGTCGTCGAGCAACGGGGCCCCGGCTCGCTGACGCTGCCGATGGTCCTGCTCCTCGCAGTGGCGGTAGCACGGGGCGTCGCGACCGCGGCCGGCACCTCCCTCGTCGCGCGACTCGGCGAGACCGTCCTCGCGAGCCTGCGCGAGCGGTTCATCGAGCGGGCACTGCGACTCCCGCTCGAACGCGTCGAACACGCCGGCTCGGGCGATCTGACCTCCCGCGTGACCGGCGATGTGACCCGTATAGCGAAGGCGGTACGCCAGGCACTGCCCGAGTTCAGCAGCGCCCTCCTGACCATCGCGCTGACGCTGGTCGGGCTCGCCGTGCTGGACTGGCGCTTCCTGCTCGCCGTTCTGCTGGCCATGCCGATCCATGTCCTGACCGTGCGGTGGTACATGCCGCGCGCCACCCCCGTGTATGCCAAGCACCGGGTGGCGACCGGAGCCTTGCAGCACCAGCTGCTCGACAGCTTCGGCGGAGTCCGGACGGTACGCGCGTTCCGGCTGAACAGCCGGCACGCGGATCTGCTGGAGCGACGGTCGCAGGAATCCGTCGACCTCGCGCTGCGCGGCATCCGGCTCGTTTCGGGGTTCTTCTCGCGGCTCAACCTCGCCGAGTTCGTCGGTCTGGCGGCGGTGCTGGTCACCGGATTCGTGCTGGTGGACAACGGTTCCGTGAGTATCGGTACGGCGACCGCGGCGGCGCTCTACTTCCACAGCCTGTTCAATCCCATCAACGCCGCGCTCTTCCTCATCGACGACGCGCAGTCCGCCGGCGCCAGCCTCGCCCGCCTGGTCGGCGTGACGAACCTGCCCGGTGAGCGCGAGCCGGATCGGCCCTCCGTGCCGGTGGACGGTTCCGTCAAAGTCGCCTCCCTCAGCCACGCGTACGTGTCCGGTCACCCCGTACTGCGCGAGGTCGACCTGGAGGTGCACAGCGGGGAACGGGTCGCCCTGGTCGGCGCGAGCGGGGCCGGCAAGACCACCCTGGCGAAGCTGATCGCCGGCGTCCACCAGCCGTCCGACGGTGTCATCACGCTCGGCGGTGTCGACGCCCGGGAGCTCGGACCCGCCGGCATCCGGCGGGCGGTGACGCTGATCAGCCAGGAAGTCCATGTGTTCGCCGGGCCGCTGGCCGAGGATCTGCGGCTGGCCCGGCCGGAGGCCACCGACGAGGAGCTGCGCGGCACGCTCGCCCGGGTCGGTGCCCTGGCCTGGGTTGAGGCGCTGCCCGCCGGGCTCGACACGGTGGTCGGCGAGGGCGGGCACCGGCTCACGGTGCCCCAGGCCCAGCACCTGGCCCTGGCCCGCCTCGTCCTCGCAGACCCTCCGGTCGCGATCCTGGACGAGGCAACCGCGGACGCCGGAAGCGCAGGCGCCCGCACCCTGGAGACAGCTGCCCTTCAGGCACTGGAAGGGCGAACAGGTCTGATGGTGGCCCACCGGCTGCCCCAGGCCGCGACCGCGGACCGCATCGTCGTCCTCGACCAGGGCCGGGTCGTCGAGACCGGCACGCACGAGGAGTTGGTAGCCGCGGGTGGACGCTACGCCGCTCTGTGGACCGCGTGGTCCGACACCCGGCAACAGCCCGGGGACGCGGTGCCGCTGGTGGCTGCGGAGGCCTCCCGCAGGCGTCAAGGATGTGAGGCCCCCGGGGGTCTTCAGTTCTAG
- a CDS encoding amidohydrolase has translation MLCTRLTNAHIVTMDPDHPVAHDLGIWRGRIVGLDDAVTSLPAREVIDLQGATVLPGFIDSHVHLAWTGLRASTPSIAPCRRIQDVLAVVEEAVSRKCSPGAWVDIAGYDQRALGRHLTAAELDQVSHGRKVFLMHDSGHACVVNSAVLDLLPADVPHQDGFLAESAMTAARRLRLPYSQGELADAIERAAQTCLAEGVTACAEAGIGGGLLGHSPVELGAYQLLRDQGRLPLRVQLMAAADTLRPVASHDADGIPRALDLGLRTGFGDDWLSMGALKIYTDGGMMARTAALSSPYHGMDQTGQFQDDPERIADTIVDGHLAGWQLAVHAIGDRAADLALDALERAQHIRPRPDARHRIEHAGLIRPDQLPRFARLGAIAVIQPNFLRYFGDDYASIMGEDRAPWLYRGKGFLDHGITLVGSSDRPVTDGSPLRAIQFMVERASESGQVIGPDEGITVDDALRSYTVGGAFACHWDDSAGSLAPGKRADLVVLGDDPRRVSTSHIGDIEVVAAFVDGRENEKSAL, from the coding sequence ATGCTCTGTACGAGGCTGACGAACGCTCACATCGTCACCATGGACCCGGACCACCCCGTCGCCCACGACCTGGGCATCTGGCGCGGCCGGATCGTGGGCCTGGACGACGCGGTGACCTCGCTTCCCGCACGCGAGGTGATCGACCTCCAGGGCGCGACCGTGCTGCCCGGCTTCATCGACAGCCATGTGCACCTGGCCTGGACCGGTTTGAGGGCGAGTACCCCGAGCATCGCACCCTGCCGGCGGATCCAGGACGTGCTCGCGGTCGTGGAAGAGGCCGTCTCCCGGAAGTGTTCGCCGGGCGCCTGGGTGGACATCGCCGGGTACGACCAGCGGGCTCTGGGGCGCCATCTGACCGCTGCCGAGCTCGACCAGGTCAGCCATGGGCGCAAGGTGTTCTTGATGCACGACTCGGGACACGCCTGCGTGGTCAACAGCGCCGTCCTGGACCTGCTCCCCGCCGACGTCCCACATCAGGACGGCTTTCTGGCCGAGAGCGCCATGACCGCCGCACGACGACTGCGTCTGCCGTACTCCCAGGGGGAGCTCGCGGACGCGATCGAGCGTGCGGCCCAGACCTGTCTCGCGGAGGGGGTGACGGCCTGCGCCGAGGCGGGCATCGGCGGCGGCCTGCTGGGCCACAGCCCGGTCGAGCTCGGGGCCTATCAACTCCTCAGGGACCAGGGCCGGCTGCCCCTGCGGGTGCAGCTCATGGCGGCCGCGGACACGCTGCGCCCCGTCGCCTCGCACGACGCCGACGGCATACCCCGCGCTCTCGATCTCGGCCTGCGCACGGGGTTCGGCGACGACTGGCTCTCCATGGGCGCGCTCAAGATCTACACCGACGGCGGCATGATGGCCCGTACCGCCGCGCTCAGCAGCCCGTACCACGGGATGGACCAGACCGGACAGTTCCAGGACGACCCGGAGCGCATCGCGGACACCATCGTGGACGGCCATCTCGCCGGATGGCAGCTCGCCGTCCACGCCATCGGGGACCGCGCCGCCGACCTCGCGCTGGACGCGCTGGAGCGGGCACAGCACATCCGGCCGCGCCCGGACGCACGGCACCGCATCGAACATGCCGGCCTGATCCGGCCCGACCAGCTCCCCCGCTTCGCGCGACTCGGCGCGATCGCGGTGATCCAGCCGAACTTTCTGCGCTACTTCGGCGACGACTACGCGTCGATCATGGGCGAGGACAGAGCCCCTTGGCTGTACCGGGGCAAGGGGTTCCTGGACCACGGCATCACGCTGGTGGGCAGTTCCGACCGTCCCGTCACGGACGGCTCGCCGCTGCGGGCCATCCAGTTCATGGTCGAGCGTGCCTCCGAGTCGGGCCAGGTGATCGGCCCGGACGAGGGCATCACGGTCGACGACGCCCTGCGCTCCTACACCGTCGGCGGAGCCTTCGCCTGCCACTGGGACGACAGCGCGGGCAGTCTCGCCCCGGGAAAGCGCGCCGATCTGGTGGTGCTGGGAGATGACCCGCGGCGCGTCAGCACCTCGCACATCGGTGATATCGAAGTCGTCGCGGCGTTCGTCGATGGCCGCGAGAACGAGAAGTCGGCACTGTGA
- a CDS encoding ABC transporter ATP-binding protein yields the protein MLDGGPTGGHVLRRAIGGQRRHVAGASLLGMAHQGCEAMVPVVIGLIIDEAVATGSSGALLRRLLVLAALFFVLSTCYRTSARITDGAGEQAAHRLRLDLGRRVLHPGGGADAGRLPGELTAIATGDASRVGAVAAALPYGISALAGLAISAVVLLRISVPLGLLVLFGIPPLLWLGHRISQPLERRSEIEQERAAHASGVAADLVAGLRVLKGIGAESAAVSRYRRTSQDSLAAALRAARSRAWHDGAILALTGIFIAVIGLVGAHLAMRGAISVGDLVAAVGLAQFLLGPFQLLTYVNGEFAQGRASADRIAEVLASSPAVAAGSAAPPDEVAGRLRLRGVTHGALRGVDLDIAPGSLVGVVAKDPAAAADLLLCLGRELDPAEGAIELDGVSLAELEPDRVRRVILVAHHDAALFESSLLDNVLAGTDSGVADVEPALTASAADDVARALPQGVDTMLTERGRSLSGGQRQRVALARALAADQSVLVLHDPTTAVDTVTESRIAARLRDLRRGRTTILVSTSPALLAVTDRVVVLDDGAVTADGRHPDLVATDEAYRSVVLT from the coding sequence ATGCTCGATGGAGGACCGACGGGGGGCCACGTCCTCCGCAGGGCGATCGGGGGCCAGCGCCGCCACGTCGCCGGGGCATCACTCCTCGGCATGGCCCACCAGGGTTGCGAGGCGATGGTTCCCGTCGTCATCGGCCTGATCATCGACGAAGCGGTGGCGACCGGCTCCTCCGGCGCACTGCTGCGCCGGCTGCTGGTACTCGCCGCACTCTTCTTCGTGCTGTCCACGTGCTACCGCACCTCTGCGAGGATCACCGACGGGGCCGGCGAACAGGCCGCGCACCGGCTGCGGCTCGACCTCGGCCGCAGGGTGCTCCACCCCGGCGGCGGAGCCGACGCGGGCCGGCTCCCGGGCGAGCTGACCGCCATCGCCACCGGCGACGCCAGCCGGGTCGGCGCGGTCGCGGCCGCACTGCCGTACGGGATATCGGCACTCGCCGGACTGGCCATCAGCGCGGTGGTACTGCTCCGGATCTCGGTACCGCTCGGCCTGCTCGTACTGTTCGGAATCCCGCCCCTGCTGTGGCTCGGTCACCGGATCAGCCAACCCCTCGAACGGCGCAGTGAGATCGAGCAGGAGCGCGCCGCGCACGCCTCCGGCGTCGCCGCCGACCTGGTCGCGGGCCTACGGGTGCTCAAGGGGATCGGAGCCGAGTCGGCCGCAGTGTCCCGGTACCGGCGGACCAGTCAGGACTCGCTGGCGGCGGCGCTGCGGGCCGCCCGTAGCCGGGCCTGGCACGATGGCGCGATCCTCGCCCTGACGGGGATCTTCATCGCGGTCATCGGGCTGGTCGGGGCCCATTTGGCGATGCGCGGCGCGATCAGCGTCGGCGACCTGGTGGCTGCGGTCGGACTCGCACAGTTCCTGCTCGGGCCCTTCCAGCTCCTCACCTACGTCAATGGCGAATTCGCCCAGGGCCGCGCGTCCGCCGACCGCATTGCGGAGGTACTGGCGTCCTCCCCCGCCGTGGCGGCGGGATCGGCCGCGCCGCCCGATGAGGTCGCCGGACGGCTCCGTCTGCGCGGCGTCACACACGGCGCACTGCGCGGGGTCGACCTGGACATCGCCCCCGGAAGTCTGGTCGGCGTCGTCGCCAAGGACCCGGCTGCGGCGGCCGACCTGCTGCTCTGCCTGGGCAGGGAACTCGACCCCGCCGAAGGGGCGATCGAGCTCGACGGCGTATCTCTGGCCGAGCTCGAACCCGACCGCGTCCGCCGCGTGATCCTGGTCGCCCATCACGACGCGGCCCTGTTCGAGAGCAGCCTGCTCGACAACGTACTGGCCGGAACGGACAGCGGTGTGGCGGATGTTGAGCCGGCGCTGACAGCCTCGGCGGCGGACGACGTCGCGCGTGCCCTGCCCCAGGGGGTGGACACCATGCTCACCGAGCGCGGGCGTTCGCTGTCCGGCGGGCAGCGTCAGCGGGTCGCGCTGGCCCGGGCGCTCGCCGCGGATCAGTCGGTACTGGTCCTCCACGACCCGACCACTGCCGTCGACACGGTCACCGAGTCCCGGATCGCCGCCCGCCTGAGGGATCTCCGCCGTGGCCGCACCACGATCCTGGTCAGCACCAGCCCCGCCCTGCTGGCCGTGACCGACCGCGTGGTCGTGCTCGACGACGGAGCCGTGACCGCTGACGGCCGCCATCCGGACCTCGTCGCCACCGACGAGGCGTACCGCTCGGTGGTACTGACATGA
- a CDS encoding FecCD family ABC transporter permease, with the protein MSVEAQAASKSGVDGPAVPSTRRAAAAALRGLGLLVALGALVLIALLGVWLGTRDIPFTSTWNVLWHNDGSDTAVIIHDYRIPRTLLGLLVGMALGLSGALMQALTRNPLADPGLLGVSLGASTGVVVAIAFLGVGSALGYVWFAFLGAAIASVVVYLLGSSGRTLATPDRLVVAGAAVTAVLYAFNSAVLLLNPRAFDQFRFWTVGALSGRNLDIVYVILPFVVVGLVIALGLAPSLNALAMGDQVGRALGVNVGRTRVLGVVAVMLLCGAATAAAGPIGFVGLAVPHVARLVVGPDQRWVLAYSMLLAPILLIGADVLGRVLGAPGEVQVGIITAFLGAPLFIALCRRRKLVML; encoded by the coding sequence TTGTCGGTCGAGGCCCAGGCGGCATCCAAGAGCGGTGTCGACGGGCCGGCCGTGCCCTCGACGCGCCGGGCCGCAGCGGCGGCACTGCGCGGCCTGGGACTCCTCGTGGCACTCGGCGCGCTCGTCCTGATCGCCCTGCTCGGCGTGTGGTTGGGCACCAGGGACATCCCGTTCACCTCGACGTGGAACGTGCTGTGGCACAACGACGGGTCGGACACCGCGGTCATCATCCACGACTACCGGATACCCCGGACCCTGCTCGGCCTTCTGGTGGGCATGGCGCTGGGACTCTCGGGCGCTCTGATGCAGGCGCTGACCCGCAACCCGCTCGCCGATCCCGGTCTGCTCGGCGTGAGCCTGGGCGCCTCCACCGGCGTGGTCGTGGCCATCGCGTTCCTCGGCGTGGGCTCGGCCCTCGGCTATGTGTGGTTCGCCTTCCTCGGCGCGGCGATCGCGTCCGTCGTGGTCTATCTGCTCGGCTCGTCCGGACGGACACTGGCCACGCCCGACCGGCTGGTCGTCGCGGGGGCGGCGGTGACGGCAGTGCTGTACGCCTTCAACTCGGCGGTGCTGCTGCTCAATCCGCGGGCGTTCGACCAGTTCCGGTTCTGGACCGTGGGTGCGCTCTCCGGCCGGAACCTCGACATCGTGTACGTGATCCTGCCCTTCGTCGTGGTGGGGCTGGTGATCGCCCTCGGGCTGGCCCCCTCGCTGAACGCGCTGGCCATGGGCGACCAGGTGGGACGCGCGCTGGGTGTCAACGTCGGCCGGACCCGGGTGCTCGGCGTCGTCGCGGTGATGCTGCTCTGCGGCGCCGCCACCGCCGCGGCAGGGCCGATCGGCTTCGTCGGCCTCGCGGTGCCGCACGTGGCCCGCCTCGTGGTGGGCCCCGACCAGCGGTGGGTGCTGGCGTACTCGATGCTGCTCGCGCCGATTCTGCTGATCGGCGCGGACGTCCTTGGCCGGGTGCTCGGTGCCCCCGGTGAGGTCCAGGTCGGCATCATCACCGCGTTCCTCGGTGCACCGCTGTTCATCGCGCTGTGCCGCCGTCGAAAGCTGGTCATGCTGTGA
- a CDS encoding IS30 family transposase: MDFEIRKNRKSQGRKPLLRERAAYFQLMEQGYSTREAARIVGIDRRTGKKWRNGHQRGRKAVPPIYQEPGQTPGPPGPEGPPPAPSRYLQEHDRIHIADRLREKASVRQIAAELGRSPSTISREIRRNRRTMPKGGWYYRPHTAQARADARRPRPKTGKIGQNPELRDFIQDHLTMRWSPEQICQALRARFPDRPEMHVTHETVYQALYVQGRGELRRELARSLRTGRARRRPQRQAHKRISRAIKDMVLISERPAEAADRAVPGHWEGDLIIGKDGRSAIGTLVERSTRYVMLVHLPTGHSAIATRNALATTVQTLPPHLWRSLTWDQGSEMAAHRAFTVATDIPVYFCDPASPWQRGSNENTNGLLRQYFPKGTDLSAHTPDHLETVAAELNSRPRKTLGWETPAERLAKLLDLAS, translated from the coding sequence ATGGACTTCGAGATTCGCAAGAACAGGAAGTCGCAGGGGCGCAAGCCGTTGCTCCGTGAGCGGGCCGCATACTTCCAGCTCATGGAGCAGGGCTACAGCACCCGGGAAGCGGCCCGGATCGTCGGCATCGACCGCCGTACGGGCAAGAAGTGGCGTAACGGTCACCAAAGGGGCCGCAAGGCGGTCCCTCCGATCTACCAGGAACCCGGGCAGACGCCCGGGCCGCCGGGGCCGGAGGGACCGCCTCCTGCTCCGTCGCGGTATCTCCAGGAGCACGACCGCATTCACATCGCCGACCGGCTGCGTGAGAAGGCGTCCGTCCGGCAGATCGCCGCCGAGCTGGGCCGCAGCCCGTCCACCATCAGCCGCGAGATACGCCGCAACCGGCGGACCATGCCCAAAGGGGGCTGGTACTACCGGCCGCACACCGCCCAGGCCCGGGCCGACGCCCGCCGGCCCCGCCCCAAGACCGGCAAGATCGGCCAGAACCCCGAACTGCGGGACTTCATCCAGGACCACCTCACGATGCGGTGGAGCCCTGAGCAGATCTGCCAGGCTCTGCGGGCACGCTTCCCTGACCGGCCGGAGATGCACGTGACCCACGAGACCGTCTACCAGGCCCTCTACGTCCAGGGCCGCGGCGAACTCCGCCGGGAACTGGCCCGCTCCCTGCGCACCGGCCGGGCCCGCCGGCGCCCGCAGCGCCAGGCCCACAAGCGCATCTCCCGCGCCATCAAGGACATGGTCCTGATCAGCGAACGCCCCGCCGAAGCCGCCGACCGGGCCGTCCCCGGCCACTGGGAGGGCGACCTCATCATCGGCAAGGACGGACGCTCGGCCATCGGCACCCTGGTCGAACGGTCCACCCGCTACGTGATGCTCGTGCACCTGCCGACCGGCCACAGCGCCATCGCCACCCGCAACGCGCTCGCCACTACCGTCCAGACCCTCCCGCCGCATCTGTGGCGGTCCCTGACCTGGGACCAGGGCTCAGAGATGGCAGCCCACCGCGCCTTCACCGTCGCCACCGACATCCCGGTCTACTTCTGCGACCCAGCCAGCCCCTGGCAGCGCGGGTCGAACGAGAACACGAACGGCCTGCTGCGGCAGTACTTCCCCAAGGGCACCGACCTGAGCGCCCATACCCCCGACCACCTGGAAACGGTGGCCGCCGAACTCAACAGCCGCCCACGCAAAACGCTCGGCTGGGAAACCCCAGCCGAGCGCCTCGCTAAGCTACTGGACCTAGCCAGCTGA
- a CDS encoding FecCD family ABC transporter permease: MSPVREAGTSASQAARAADSVDAQKPRVVSGRVIRTRNGRLSLRVHGRAVAVTVALLVALTTVMGITLTTGDFELSVAEVLQALAGKGSGGADFIVNTIRMPRLLTALCVGAALAVSGAILQSLTGNSLGSPDIIGFTSGSATGALVVIVVLRGSMTQIAFGALVGGLATAAVIYLLVFSGGLQGFRLVVIGIGVSALLLAVNSYLITRASWQEALEAQAWLIGSLGNRSWDHASAVGIPVAILLPLAFFLARRLSMVEMGDDTAMALGVDVARSRLVLLGISVALAAFATAVTGPIWFIALAAPQIARRLTRSSGPALVPAALMGAVLLAGSDLAVQRIFSPALLPVGTATGTIGGLYLIWLLVIESRKSRA, translated from the coding sequence GTGAGCCCTGTACGGGAGGCCGGAACCTCCGCGAGCCAGGCCGCCCGCGCGGCCGATTCCGTGGACGCCCAGAAGCCCCGCGTGGTCAGCGGTCGGGTCATCCGCACCCGGAACGGGCGTCTCTCGCTACGGGTTCACGGCCGTGCCGTGGCTGTGACGGTGGCCCTGCTGGTCGCGCTCACAACGGTCATGGGGATCACCCTCACCACCGGGGACTTCGAGCTGTCGGTCGCCGAGGTGCTCCAGGCGCTGGCCGGGAAGGGCTCGGGGGGCGCCGACTTCATCGTCAACACCATTCGCATGCCACGACTGCTGACGGCGCTGTGCGTCGGCGCGGCGCTGGCGGTCAGCGGGGCGATCCTGCAGAGCCTGACCGGCAACTCGCTCGGCAGCCCGGACATCATCGGCTTCACGAGCGGGTCGGCGACCGGAGCGCTTGTGGTCATCGTCGTGCTGCGCGGAAGCATGACCCAGATCGCGTTCGGGGCACTGGTCGGCGGGCTGGCCACGGCCGCCGTGATCTACCTGCTGGTGTTCAGCGGCGGCCTGCAGGGGTTCCGGCTCGTCGTCATCGGGATCGGTGTGAGCGCCCTGCTGCTCGCCGTCAACTCGTACCTGATCACCCGGGCGAGCTGGCAGGAGGCGCTGGAGGCGCAGGCGTGGCTGATCGGCAGCCTTGGCAACCGGAGCTGGGACCACGCGTCCGCGGTCGGCATCCCGGTCGCGATCCTGCTCCCCCTCGCCTTCTTCCTCGCTCGCAGACTGTCCATGGTGGAAATGGGCGACGACACGGCGATGGCACTCGGCGTCGACGTGGCGCGCAGCCGACTGGTCCTGCTCGGTATCAGCGTCGCGCTGGCCGCGTTCGCCACCGCGGTAACCGGTCCGATCTGGTTCATCGCACTGGCGGCGCCGCAGATCGCCCGGAGGCTGACCCGGTCGTCCGGCCCCGCGCTGGTCCCGGCCGCCCTCATGGGCGCCGTACTGCTGGCCGGGAGCGATCTCGCGGTGCAGCGGATCTTCTCACCCGCTCTCCTTCCGGTGGGTACGGCGACCGGCACCATCGGCGGGTTGTATCTCATCTGGCTGCTGGTCATCGAGTCGCGAAAGAGCCGCGCATGA
- a CDS encoding MbtH family protein yields the protein MTTNPFEDPQGRFKVLTNDENQHSLWPSFAEVPAGWRTVFGEDTRDACLAYVEANWTDLRPTSLIAQQG from the coding sequence ATGACCACCAACCCGTTCGAGGACCCGCAGGGCCGCTTCAAGGTCCTGACCAACGACGAGAACCAGCACTCGCTGTGGCCGTCCTTCGCCGAGGTGCCGGCGGGGTGGCGGACCGTCTTCGGAGAGGACACCCGGGACGCCTGCCTTGCCTACGTGGAGGCCAACTGGACCGATTTGCGGCCCACGAGCCTGATCGCGCAGCAGGGCTGA